A stretch of DNA from Hydra vulgaris chromosome 03, alternate assembly HydraT2T_AEP:
GTAATCTGTATGAGATGTTGAACACTAAGGAAGGGGAAAAGGATCTGTTCAGATTGGCCAGACAGAGAAACCGTGATGGGCAGGATGTGCACCAGGTTAGGATGATTAAGGATAAAGATGGAAATGTGTTGTCTAGTGAGAAGAGTGTCTTGGGAAGGTGGAAGGAGTATTTTGAGGAACTGATGAATCAAGAGAATGATAGGGAAGGAAGGTTAGGAGAGACAGAGGTTGTGAATCAGGAGGTTCCCCAGGTGAGCAAGGAGGAAGTAAGGGCTGCTATTCGGAAAATGAAGTGTGGTAAGGCAGTTGGACCGGACGATTTTCCAGTGGAGGCATGGAAATGTTTGGGAGAGATAGCAGTGGAGTTTTTGACAGGGTTATTTAACAGAATCTTGGAAGGTCAGAAGATGCCTGAGGAGTGGAGAAATAGCATAATGGTGCCAATTTTCAAGAATAAGGGCGACGTTCAGAGTTGTAGTAATTACAGGGGAATAAAGTTGATCAGTCACAGCCTGAAAATCTGGGAAAGAGTAGTGGAAGCTCGGCTTAGAGGAAAAGTAGAGATCTGTAAGCAGCAGTATAGTTTCATGCCAGCTAAGTGCACCACAGATGCTATGTTTGCTCTGAGAGTGTTAACGGAGAAGTATAGGGAAGGACAGAAGGAGTTACATTGTGCGTTTGTGGACTTAGAGAAAGCTTATGATAGAGTTCCGAGACAGGAGCTGTGGTATTGTATGAGGAGGTCAGGAGTAGCGGAAAGGTAAGTGAGGGCGGTGCAGGATATGTATGAGAACAGTGTGACAGCAGTGAGATGTGCAGTAGAAATGACAGACAGGTTTAAAGTGGAGGTAGGACTACATCAGGGATCAGCCCTGAGTCCCTTCCTGTTCGCAATTGTCATGGACAGACTGACGGACGAAGTTAGACAGGAGTCCCCTTGGACTAtgatgtttgctgatgacattGTGATCTGTAGTGAGAGTAGAGAGCAAGTGGAGGTAAACTTGGAAAGATGGAGGTATGCTTTGGAAAGCAGGAGAATGAAAGTGAGCAGAAGTAAAACAGAGTACATGTGTGTGAATGAGAGGGCAGACGGTGGACAGGTCCAGTTACAAGGAGTTGATTTGGTGAAGGTCTATGAGTTTACCTACTTAGGGTCGAGGGTACAGAGTAATGGAGGAAATGTAAGAGAGGTAAAGAAGAGAGTGCAAGCAAGGTGTTGTGGATGGCACAAAGTGTCTGGTGTGATCTGTGATAGAAGGGTGTCGGCTAGAATGAAGGGTCAGATCTATAGGACAGTTGTGAGACCTGCTATGTTGTATGGACTGGAGACAGTGGCACTGACAAAGAGACAAGTGAGGGAGATAGAGGTGTCTAAGATGAAGATGTTAAGACTCTCATTTGGAGTGACGAAGAAGGATAGGATCAGAAATGAGTTTATTAGAGGATCAGCACATGTAGCATGTTTTGGAGATAAAGTTAGAGAATCGAGAATGAGATGGTTTGGACATGTACAGAGGAGACAGGAGAGCTATATTGGCAGGAAAGTTTTGGGGATGGAACTTCCAGGTAAGAGGAGGAGAGGTAGACCTAAGAGGAGGTTTATAGATGCAGTGGTGGAGGATATGAGAATGGCTGGTGTGTCAGTGGAGAACACTCACGACAGGGCTAAATGGAGGAGTTTGATCCAGTATGTTCCAAGCAAGTCAAATAATACGTGATTAAactagtttattataaaaacatacaatacGCTCAAggcataacattttttttcaagttaaagacaaagaaattgttttcataaattaaattaaaaactaatgatAATAACCTCCCGCCAATTTATAGTTTTGTCCTAAAGTTAACGGAgcttaatcaaaaaattattgagacACTAGATACAGAATAAGTCAGGTAGCGCCATTTAAAAGGTTGAAAACAAATGATTGAGCGCctttgaattttcaaaattaacttaGTCCAAAATAGGGTTTACAATACTTTCAATATCATATAAAAGACCACTAAGCTTAATTGACTTGTTGCGACTATAACAACCTTATGTCATTTCGTAACGTTCTAAACCGATTGTTAAAGGCCTAACAACTATTCCCAAAGATTATTTAATTCCATTTGAATCGTTATAAAAATGcggaaaataaaagaaactaatTTCGTATCGGTTATATTTGTAGCTTTTTGCCACTTGTGAGATTATGAATCTGACATTCTAAGGAAAATACAAGAAAATtagaatcaaagaaaaaaaaaatactttaattatttgTCAGATACTGATAACAGTAATtgcagaataaaaataaaaataactcaaccAACTGACTTCGAGCATAAATAACgtgcttttaaaatattttaaaataaatttcaattctAAAATAGGACACGTCACGATTCTATTTTTGAGGGGGACCGACTCGAATTCCGGCAAAAAATGAATGGATATTACCGATTACTTTAATATTACATAAGAATTCAACATCATGGATCATTTGAAACTCGacgttaaacataaaaaacaataactataaaGTTACGTTAACAAAATCAccattcataatttaaaaaacgtcAATTAATTAGCGCCAATTTAGCAGCGCATGAAATTTCAAGAGCCTTAATTTCAAACATTGAAAAATTTACCCGGGTAGAATTATTTCGGGTCCGAGTACCCGGCACCAAGCATTCGGACCCGGAGTTTTTAGCCAGGTGCTCAAAGACCTGCATCAAACTGGTTCCGGTCTCctaacagaaaaaatatatatacaaatttaaatacaataaaaaaagattctaatGGTACTTCGGtaaaaattaagcaaattaagtttttaagtatggtaaaaatttaaaattttaaatggtgtTCAGTCTAATATGCAATCGagtaaaaaaaaccttacaaTTTAAAGTTTCCGAACCGCTCAAAATGAGAAGGTTATAAATTTTATGGCCATAACTTCGGAAAGCGtaaagataatttatataaaaattaaaacccaTTGACGAGTTTAAGTTTAGTATAACAGTcaattaaaatatcttattaactTATTACCTTCACATTTGGGCTAGGGTGAGATAAATCATTAGAGGTATTTTTGTTCCTTGGCTCCAATTATtgcgattttttaaaatttaagttatgagAAAGTTAATTGAGatccttttttcaaaatactaaGTGAAcattattaaatgcaaatataattgagtataaaattattaattgaaaatggaGATATTTATAAAAGCACCAAGGATTACATTTAAATCTATCAATAGAAGTTtcatcagttttttaaaataaattttcataaaagaaTTCTTCTGTCACttgcatataaaattttaatattgtaacaTTTAAAGTCATATATCATTTTCAGTCTTTCTGACGTGATTTCataattgataatttaacaaatactgaaaactattttaattaattataaacagttaaaaatgcttaaaaaatttttttttttaattttattttgataagctataaaaaccacaaattaaataagataatcatattatatatatatatatatatatatatatatatatatatatatatatatatatatatatatatatatatatatatatatatatatatatatatatatatatatatatatatatatatatatgaccctaaccctgacggatatatatatatatatatatatatatatatatatatatatatatatatatatatatatatatatatatatacatatataaatatatatatactaaaatattattttttctgtcGACAGGTTGGACAATACCAGACCTTTGTTTATCGcaatttatttagtttcaagCAACCTACCATATCTCAATCACTGTTGGATTTTTTGCAAATTCAAAATACTTCTCCTTCTTTTTGTTGTTCAACAGTTTTAACATCAGAGATTTCCAACTTCCTTGTCATTAGTTCTGGTAGGATCACATTTTTTCCAGAACTTTGTACTTTTGGAGATCATCTCATTCACAAAATCAGTATCACgttcaattcaaaaaaataaaaaaatcaattagagTTCAgacaacaaaataacaataacacatATCCAATATGAACATTCCATGTTGTACCTGACTAAAATATGGATGTGTTCTTTTTAACATGAAGGCcgttattgcatttttttgcataaaaattttcatcatcTATCGAAGAAATCAATCCAATATCTTTAAGGCTGTAAAGATATTTCACCTCAACAACTTCGTACCCACAACATGAACAATGTACAACACCATCAGGAGACACACCTTGCCATGGTTTCTTTTGTGATAACTCTTCTGTTTAACTTTTTCGGAATCGCATCAACTCTATTCTCTCTGGACCACATCAACTTGCTACCAACCTTGTACACACGTAATCCCAATATACGAACtcaattaaatacaattttttcacCTTCCTTACGTTCCAAACCATTTTTCGAAATGTCTTCTAACATAATCAAGACTTACTACTTCCTCATTGACAAAAATGTCGTGGACGACATTTTTGCTCATGCTCCCCTTTTCATCAATTCATCTTTATCATCTTCGTTATATTCAATTAACTATTTATGATTGGTCCAATCTCGTAGTTTGTTTTCATACTCTGCTCTTGCATATTTTCGTATGACTTATTGGgcaactttgttaaataattcattGGGGCCTTCTCCACCTCTCCATTTCCATTTAACTTCCCATTCAGCACCATTAAATATTGCTTCATTATCTtgcttttaatttcaattttattgactttATCTTTCTTTGATACTGCCATTCCACAAGAATTGAACCCAAACTTCGCCATTCCAGATGGGGAAGTAAAAACTCCTAGCAGTTTAATGGAACTCATTCCAAGCAATATATCAACTCCAAACGgttgaaaatttactaaaataacttACTCTCATACTTGGATACCATCAACCTCAATAATGACAATGTAATGATCCATTACATTGATGAATTTTACTGTCAAAACTGCCTTTGGAGGATTCTGGGATTGATTTTGATTTCTTGACAACAGTGTTTGATTTATAATTGTCTTTGATAATCCTGTGTCTACCATAGCTGTCGCTAACACACCATTAACTTTTATATGAATAATAGACAATGCGCTAATTCTACCATTGTTCAGGAGCAAGGTAGCGTACATTCCTCACTCCTGCACTCGTTTCCCTGCGTCTTTAATCATTTTGCAGCAACGTGTCTTTTATCCCCACATTTAAAACATCGAGGTATATTCTTCGGAGCCAGATTCTTTGCAAGGGAACAGTTTCTCGTAATATGCTTTAACCCTTGGCAGTTGTAACTCACCAACGGAACTTTTGTAGCTTGATTTTGAAACACAGCACCAACAGCATTATCTAGGCATACACGATTCAAAGCAGCTTTTACTTTGGGTTACATAACAACAATAGGATCCATAACGACTAGGAATCTTGATGATAAATACTCGAGCAATCCAACAACAAACACAAACTGAACAGACTCTTCTGACAATTTAGCGAGATAAGCCAATTGTTTCAAGTTGGTCAAAAACACATCAATTTTCTCTCCAACATTTAGTTTTCGTTTAACAAAAAGTTCGTATGCCGTAGCATCTACAGAGAATGCTGCTAACAAGACACGATCGACTTCTTCTTCGTCTTgcttattttcaacttttaaagcatcatataataaataagctGTTCCTCTCAGaagaattagaaaaagtaaCTTCAGTATTACATCCTGCATTTCTGCAATCTCTTTAGTTCGCTGTATCCAAACTGCAGCATCCGAAGTTCCATCATACGTTTCAAACATATCCAATAATTTGATATTTGAATCCATGTCCGGTTAGCTTGTAATTTTCTCGCTcgaaaaaaaacttcttttctttccaaaaatttattcattaacTTGAATTCAACTCatctttacaaaagttttacacCAATTTATATCAAATAGTTACCCACAAAAATCGACATTACAAAAACCGCTTTATACATAACcacaattaaataattaagaacTACTAATAAAAGAAACCAAATTGTGGTAGAGTGTTCTTGAACTTTTTACACCAAATTTACAATACAATACTGGATGAATTGCTTTTTGAAATATACTGTACCtgaaatatcttttatatctGGTACCCGAGTTAAGTGTTTAGTACTTTCCATCTGTACGGTATACTGTAAAATGCTACCTAGCTACCGAGGTAGTGCGGAAGAAAACTATCCTTTATT
This window harbors:
- the LOC136077852 gene encoding uncharacterized protein LOC136077852 — protein: MYENSVTAVRCAVEMTDRFKVEVGLHQGSALSPFLFAIVMDRLTDEVRQESPWTMMFADDIVICSESREQVEVNLERWRYALESRRMKVSRSKTEYMCVNERADGGQVQLQGVDLVKVYEFTYLGSRVQSNGGNVREVKKRVQARCCGWHKVSGVICDRRVSARMKGQIYRTVVRPAMLYGLETVALTKRQVREIEVSKMKMLRLSFGVTKKDRIRNEFIRGSAHVACFGDKVRESRMRWFGHVQRRQESYIGRKVLGMELPGKRRRGRPKRRFIDAVVEDMRMAGVSVENTHDRAKWRSLIQYVPSKSNNT